A window of the Burkholderia sp. 9120 genome harbors these coding sequences:
- a CDS encoding GntR family transcriptional regulator: MKTSLHQTLQDQTYDALRQWLTIGRFVPGERIKIRHVAAELGVGEMPVRAALQRLAAESALVNVPNCGVTVPRLSKAQFDDVLRVRLILEGQAAELGVPHLTSHDLSTLAQLNAHMVDALRTANPKSYLDANEAFHLILYRAAGSPLLLELIETVWLQVGPISNLLFGDAHFADTLNDAHDELLSAATARDATGVRRAIERDLSHAAICLREQCD; the protein is encoded by the coding sequence ATGAAAACTTCGCTTCACCAGACGCTGCAGGACCAGACCTACGACGCGCTGCGGCAATGGCTAACCATCGGCCGCTTCGTGCCGGGCGAGCGCATCAAGATCCGTCACGTGGCGGCTGAACTCGGCGTCGGCGAAATGCCGGTGCGTGCCGCGCTGCAGCGGCTCGCGGCCGAATCAGCACTCGTCAACGTACCCAATTGCGGCGTCACGGTGCCGCGTCTGTCCAAGGCGCAATTCGACGACGTGCTGCGTGTGCGTCTGATTCTCGAAGGTCAGGCCGCTGAACTGGGCGTGCCGCATCTCACGTCGCACGACCTGTCGACGCTGGCGCAACTGAACGCGCACATGGTCGACGCGTTACGCACCGCGAACCCCAAAAGCTATCTCGACGCCAACGAAGCATTCCACCTGATCCTGTACCGCGCGGCCGGCTCGCCGCTGCTGCTTGAGTTGATCGAGACGGTGTGGCTGCAGGTCGGTCCGATTTCGAATCTGTTGTTTGGCGACGCGCACTTTGCCGACACGCTCAACGACGCCCACGACGAACTCCTGAGCGCCGCGACCGCGCGCGACGCCACCGGTGTACGCCGGGCAATCGAACGCGATTTAAGCCACGCCGCGATCTGTTTGCGCGAACAGTGCGATTAG
- a CDS encoding LysR family transcriptional regulator, producing MKIDTLGVQAFVAIADRGSFQSAADSLHVTQTAITQRLRKLETYLGVTLIERTTRSMALTEIGRSFLPQARRLLGELADALAEIRETGVACRGDVSIACVPTVGVQYLPRILQAYSARYPHNRIKILDHASSAVEAAVLRREVEFGINIARDHHPDLASVPLTEDRYVLICHQDHPLAKRRRLAWQQLQSYPLIFAGEVSGNRALLDVALETSELALRSFYEVQRSSTAVGLVAQGVGAAVVPALALQKGAYPTVRTVELTHPVVSRTLVLVARKTAQLSPAAQALYDMILEQATLKV from the coding sequence GCACGTCACGCAAACGGCCATTACGCAGCGTCTGCGTAAGCTCGAAACGTATCTCGGCGTCACGCTGATCGAACGGACCACGCGCTCCATGGCGCTGACGGAAATCGGCCGCAGTTTTCTGCCGCAAGCGCGGCGGCTTCTCGGTGAACTCGCCGACGCGCTGGCTGAAATCCGCGAAACCGGCGTGGCGTGTCGTGGCGATGTATCGATCGCCTGCGTGCCGACCGTCGGCGTGCAGTATTTGCCGCGCATTCTGCAGGCGTATTCCGCGCGCTATCCGCATAACCGCATCAAGATTCTCGATCACGCGTCGTCGGCGGTGGAGGCGGCGGTGCTGCGCCGGGAAGTCGAGTTCGGCATCAATATCGCGCGCGATCATCATCCGGATCTGGCGAGCGTGCCGTTGACCGAAGACCGTTACGTGCTGATTTGCCACCAGGATCATCCGCTCGCGAAGCGGCGGCGCCTCGCGTGGCAGCAGTTGCAGTCGTATCCGCTGATCTTTGCCGGCGAGGTGAGCGGCAACCGCGCGTTGCTGGACGTCGCGCTGGAGACGAGTGAACTGGCGTTGCGCTCGTTTTACGAAGTGCAGCGTAGTTCGACCGCGGTGGGGCTGGTCGCGCAAGGGGTGGGCGCCGCCGTGGTGCCGGCGCTGGCGTTGCAGAAGGGCGCATATCCGACGGTTCGGACCGTCGAGCTCACGCATCCGGTGGTGTCGCGCACGCTGGTTCTCGTCGCGCGTAAAACCGCGCAGTTGTCGCCGGCGGCGCAGGCGTTGTACGACATGATTCTCGAACAGGCGACGCTGAAGGTTTGA